AGGTTTGTAGACATTTATGTTTTGACATTGACACTTTTAAACTAGTCCTCCAGGTATGTTTCAAACATCCATGAACTCATCATTTGATTGTAATACTAGATTTTTTCTTCTGATGTTCTGTTGCACAACTGTAGGCTCAAAtcaataacatttttaaattaccCCCAAATAATGCAATTTATAAAATCTAaagtttttttgttcaaaaaaaaaaaaaaatctaaagtttaaaaacaaaaatgggCAAAGCCTTTAACCTTATGGGCTTGGATATGGGTAAGTGGATAAGGGGTCTTCTTCACTCGTATCATGTAGTAGTTTCTTCAGTTGCATTATAATGACACAAACCAACAGGTGAATGACACGCGACATTTTTGGTTTATATGGTTAATGTCTAAAGATCTTCTCCTTCAGTCCCCACTTGACTCAATAAAGTGACACACCAAAAGATTCTACAAATCTTCTTTTTCAATTTATAAGATTTCATTCTCCAGCAGCTAACTATCACTGATTCAGTAAACTGAAACTCTCAAGACATTTTTGACTTAATCACCTTATTATGTTATTAATCACTTCTCCATCAAAGATTAGTCAATAATCAAACTTTTTAGCTTAATACTTTACAATTAGTCTTCtagtttactaaattattgatttCACCTTTTTATAGTAGTTAAATTACTTATAAACAATGGAAGTGTTATTCTCCGTCACTTTTTCACAATCAACTTGCTTCCTCATGGGACCTACAGACCGTCCCACGTGAGTGACGTTGTCGAGTCGCTAGAATTATCAATGTTTCAAttatactatgttttttttttctaatcattCCTTCATAATCAAAAAGTTTAAggcaattttgattaattttttagcAGACAAAATCTCATTTTTAAATTCTATTATTATCATCGGCAATAAATAATAATCTTGTTTTAAGATATGGAATCAAGTTGAATTTGTGTTAATTAATCTGTAATATTTCTTAAGTTCATTAACTTTATGTTATAGCCATAAAGACAAAAGAGAAGACGGATCTTTTTTAACTGGCGGACACGTGTCGCGACACTGGCGAACTCAGTTGCTTTAAGACACGTTTCTTGAAGCAGCATTATGGAACGCCGACGTAATCCACCGGCCACGTGTCGTTGAGACAGTTCACTCGGCGGCCACTTGCCTCCTCTCAGTCAAGGGGGTTGTCGTCCGTCTCTCTTTCTCATTTTCTCTAATGTCCGAAAGGGTTTTTTTCTTCTAGTCAATTTCAAAATAAAgcttttcatcttcttcaccgTCTCTGTTAAGTTCTTCATTCCTTCATCATCTgagaaataaaacgaaaaaaaaaactttattatttatttgctttgtgttgtgttgttttgtaatctaatgGGGGAAGAAGCAAGGGAATGGAACAGAGGAACAAATCTTTCTCTTGACATGAACAAGTTCCCGAGAGATCTGTTACGAGGCTTCATGTCTGAAAACGTTGACGGAAGAGATGAAACTTCCGACTGCGAAGATGAGACAGCGGTTGAGCTGAATCTTGGTTTGTCCTTAGGAGGTCGGTTCGGAGTAGACAAGGCTCCGAGGAAGCTTAAACGATCTTCTTCTGTTTTGAGCACTATGCCGTTTGAGAGCTCTATCGTAGCTGACAAGGAGGCGGTCGAGCCGGAGAATTACACGGTGGGTTTAGCGAGAACGACGTCGCTGCCGGCGGAGATGGAGGAGGAATGGAGGAAGAGGAAAGAGATGCAGTCGCTTAGGAGAATGGAAGCCAAGAGGAGGAGATGCGAGAAACAGAGCTCCCAAACGGCGTCGTTTGAGTCTGAGAGATGGGTCAACGCTAGTAAAAGCGGGTT
The DNA window shown above is from Brassica napus cultivar Da-Ae unplaced genomic scaffold, Da-Ae ScsIHWf_1045;HRSCAF=1462, whole genome shotgun sequence and carries:
- the LOC125595389 gene encoding ninja-family protein AFP2-like, with amino-acid sequence MGEEAREWNRGTNLSLDMNKFPRDLLRGFMSENVDGRDETSDCEDETAVELNLGLSLGGRFGVDKAPRKLKRSSSVLSTMPFESSIVADKEAVEPENYTVGLARTTSLPAEMEEEWRKRKEMQSLRRMEAKRRRCEKQSSQTASFESERWVNASKSGFLQRHLVSPRQVCVDSHGGGGSSSSLSELDNKNRQQGSSNSCGDQISPKIVTRCSSNNSESHGNENENAKGKGTASSTGLFDMPCVFTKGHGPNGRRVDGILYKYGKGEEVRIMCICHGSFLTPAEFVKHGGGGDVDRPLRHIVVNTSPSTF